The Lepidochelys kempii isolate rLepKem1 chromosome 11, rLepKem1.hap2, whole genome shotgun sequence DNA segment GTGAAGAATTTTCGTGAGGATGTAAATTGTACTCCATAGTCCAGTTGCTCCCAGTGTGTTAGCAGCCTGGCTTTCCCCTGGTCAGGTGTTTCAAAAGGAGTTCCCTTTACCGCATGTAAGAATACATACATTCCCTGGGGAAAGAAATTTTTGTAAAAAGtagcattattaattattattatttaatgttttgtattactgtagcctCTTCAGGGCCCCAACAGAGATCAGAGCTATATCATGCTAGGCACAGGTATAGGCACATAGTAAGAGAGTTCCTGCTATGAACCTCTTGCAACCTGGACAGAAAGTATAGAAACAGGGAGAAGAGGGCATGAGGGTGGAAGGAGAAAGACACAcaaagaagtgaagtgacttgctcaaggtcagcAGGTCAATTGCAAAGCCAGGATTAAAACCAAAGTTTCCTGGTTCCCAATCTCATGCCCTATTCACTAGATTACATAGCAAAGATTATATGGTGGAACAGACTGTAAATAAGAGCTCTAACAAGTTCAGAGCTGCTAATCAGTAGTCATAAAACACAATATTAAagcgctcaaataaatttgttagtctctaaggtgctacaagtactccttttctttttgcagatacagactaacacggctgctactctgaaacctgtagtgaTGAAGAGAATGTGATGAAGCCCCTTCGGTAACTTTTAGTCTAGTTAGTAAAACAAGAGCCCTTGAATAGAACTATGTTTACACTGCATTTTTAGGATAGCATCCTTTCTTAAGATAGCAATCTTTTCCCTAGATAGTGGCAGATCATGTAaagtcttaggctatgtctacactatggcttatgttggcataatttatgtcgctcaatGGTGTGAATAAATCACCTCcatgagcgacgtaagttacaccaactCCCGCTGACACAGCTATCACTGCTCGCTAAGGTtgttttattatgccaacaggagcgctgtatgtgtagacatgccGTTATTGTTGATCCTGGGTTGTTGGTGGTCTCAGGATGCTAGATAAATGAATCTCAATTATGGCACAAACTGATGAACTGTGCCCCTGGTTCTCTAACCTTGACATAACATTTATACTCACATCTATAAAATTTTAAATGATCACTGTAAAATTATAACATCCTAAGGCAGAAAAGGCAGTTTGAGCAAAAAGAGAAGGCATTTTTtttcaggtcagattggcaatgACTTTGGGTttatttgccttcctctgcagcatatggGTGAGAGTCAGTTGCCcagattatctgggtatatctcacttaataatttccctgccattgtgggggccttgagcactggtgcacctcggtccctcccactctctgcttgtggcacacaatagtctagtctcctgtgggctgtcgtactttggtctaattttggttgttggtttAGCACATAGATGCTGGATGGTGTTGGTGGTCTGTGacatataggaggtcagacttgggaccactagatcatcttcCAGCtttaaattctatgattctacgagaATTATTTTTCAAGGCTCTGAGTGGacaaacacttatgcacgtgAGTAATTTTATACAAATCAGTAGTACCACTGAATTACtgcataagtgttttcaggatctggGGCAAAGATTTTAATTATAGTCCTGAACgagagtccactgaagtcagttatctttctattgccttcagtgagggctggatcaggccctgtgtgaaCATAGGGGGTTCTTTTTTATATCATGCAGAGCTAATATAATCCCTTCTTCCAAAGTGTAAACAAGAAGCATAAAGCCCAGTAGATGTTTCCATCCTAGGATTGTGTAAAatgctgtaacttttttttttttgggttgcCTCAGAGTTCTTCAGGTAGATTAATAGCTAATACAAGGGGGTTACACAGAGTATGTTCTCCTCAATATGTGTGCTACTCCCACTAATATTTAAGGCTCATCTCCTTACAAATAGGACAGAGTGCATAGTTATTAGCAATCAATTGGCATTTATGATTTGTAACATTCTGGTTTAGTTTTCTaagaacttttaaaaacattttaaaccatTTCCCCAATTCAAAAATCTTTGGCTGAACACTAAAATCAATAACCGCATCTTTTACCTTCTCTGTTTTTTTGCCCTTGTTAAAAACAGTAAATTTCCATTGTAAAATGCCTAATACTCTGGCTTGTGAGTAAGCTCACTGCAGAAGATAAGACAGTTTGTTTGGCCATTTAGGATTTCATTGTCTACACAACCTAGAGTCCTTTGTATCTTTCTCCTCTTCTACATCACACAAACATATATACATAAGTGCCAGCTAATTTCTTAATGTCTGTTACAAGACAGAGTACTATACTCACCAGATTGTGAATCACATTTGTTAAGGTCCATGCAACAGGAACACTGAAGAAGGGAATGCTGAGCAAGACAATATGAAGCATACCAACTCCAAGTGCGTAGGTCAGCCACATTCCACGGCTGTTCATCACCCTGGTGTTTGGATTTACCTCGCTATGGGCAACTCCTACGTTCATTTTgctctataaaaataaaattgtatgaAGACTGATATCACAGGATTCATATATTAGAGATAGTCAGTATATCTCACATATAATGTTAAGACCAGGAGAGAGACTATTATTATAAATAATCTCTAATGGGGTAACACAGCTAGAAAGAGCATGTGTATTGGGTAGAACACAGGACTTTGAAGTCAAAAgttctgtcttctgacattgACTCATAGTTTGATCTTGAATATCTGTACAACAAGATTAGAGGATTGCCATTCTGAAACCTAGAATATCCAAAGAGTCAGTATGTAGTGATGGAAACAGTTACAGCCATGGTTGAAGTTCATAATATCCCGAGGTTGAGTCATCACTGGGACTCATGGTCTGTTactgtccaatttttaagttctcaccCATTTTAACTTTACAAATTATACCTATGTGGTGTACAGCTACAGTAtgatctgtaaaaagaaaaagagtacttgtggcaccttagagacaaaccaatttatttgagcataagctttcgtgagctacagctcacttcacgaaagcttatgctcaaataaattggttagtctctaaggtgccacaagtactccttttctttttgcaaatacagactaacatggctgttactctgaaacctgttagtatGATCTGTATATATGTTATGCCAAGTACCCTAGAGACCATTGTTACAACATAGGTAATTCAGCCAGTCACCATCCTTACTGTACAGCAAATTTGCATGTGGCAATTTTATTAGGTTGCGTGAGGGAGAATGCATGCATGGTGGACTATTTGTCCGAACTGTAACACCTGTGTGTCCAACTGCCACCCATACAAATCAACACATATCTTCCAGCACCACCTCCTAGACACAAACACAATCACCTGacacatgcagcacaaacccctCATTTTCTACTCACACAAATCCATACAACTTTTCCAGTGCAATATAACccacacacaaatcaacacaatcatgcacaccacacccccaaaCATCAGTCTGAAGACTATAATGTAAGTTGaatcagtgtgaagtgatggaaataGTCTCAACAAATAGAcctctcaaccatgcttgtagccatcaccaggttcaatcaccACTGGGATTTGCAATTTGTTActtaataaacaaaaacaaaacacacccaacGATTCAGCTACTAGAATAACTCAAGcattctgtacctcagttttcctacCTGATAGGGTTTTGTTTGGCTTAAtgtttgcaaagggctttgagatctctAAGTGAAAAGTGCTTCACAATAATTTATTTGCCTGTGAGGCACCTGAGGTGGAGAAGTCCCGGtcctcctctgccccacccttTTGGTCCTGGGTTCTAAAATGCCATCTTCCATTTTTATCCatcacttgttaaaaaaatggtGCCTCATTCATGGTGTCATGGCTTGTAAGGCTAGAACTACTTCTACTCATTTTctagaaaaatatatttctcGCCGCCTAAAACAGGCCAACTGAAGTTATCAGCCTAGCAAGATTAGATAGACAGATCAATCTTGCAAACCACAGATTCATCTGGGGTGATGCTGTTTGCAGTGAGTTCTTGCACAAACCTATTTCCAAATCTGCACATAAAAGGATGAATTACAACGCTCAAATCAGAAACACTCTCTGCCTTCAAATGTGGTAGTGGTTCCCACCATCAACAAAACAGTTTAAGGGGAGAATCCAAATTGTTCTAGTACTGTATATAAATTGTAGAAATCACCCAAGCCTTGGCCTCTGCAATGTCTTCTAATTTAATCAGCTTAATAAAAGAGGGGGCgaaggaatagctcagtggtttgagcattggcctgctaaacccagggttgtgagttcaatccttgagggggccatttagagatctggggcaaaaattggggattggtcctgctttgagcagggggttggactagatgcccttctgaggtcccttccaaccccgatattctatgattgactCTCTCTCTCAACCACAAAGATGAGCTCTGGTTCTGGCCAGAATCCAAGCCATTTTTTGGCGTACTGAAACTTTTTAAGAGGAATGAAACACAATGGATGAACTATTCTTTACAAACTATGAATGCATATAACATTATATAACTTTTCATCTCAATGCACTTTAAAGTTCTACATGCTAGACCAcagaaaggcagccacctctAGAGCGGAAGACAGCACCCAAATGGCATTCAGCACATTTCAGAAAAAGGTGTATGTGAGATGTGCATATGAGAGGTGACCGTTGTTTGGGAACTGAGGGGAAATAGGATATATTAAGCAGTGAGAATAGTGCAATCTGTACTCTTATGAAAACCCTCAGATGTTTTTCATTGTCAATGCAAGCTGGTGAGAGCTCAGTTCTAAGGTGTCAGCTGAAAGGCATATACAGTAAACTTGAATTCCATGCAGTTTATTgtctcagaaggaaaaaggaattaGCTGGTCCTCTGATTTCAGGGGCTCTAGGTGCATCCCCTCAGTCTGACAAGTAGGACTGTAGTTCCTTTTCTTTACAGATGGCCCCTGACCAAGAGACCTCCTGGTCAAACTCTAATTGTTAGCTCTATTTTCAGCCTATATTTAAGGTAAATTGTGTTTCTAGTCCACACGCTGATGCTGCCTCTTCCATGTAGGGTGCTGAGGCTGGGCAGGGATAAATGGGGCAGAAGTGATTTAGTGCTAttgacttctttttttaaccccttTTGCTACCATGCTGCAATAAGGGCTTTTCCAAGCCAGCTAGACCCTTAAGAGAACAGTACAGCACAACTGTAAGACAGAAACTTCACATTAAGGTCTGATTAATGAAAAACCAGTTACAGAaagtttaaaagcaaaacaattcCCACCCtccttaagaaagggatagataataagacagaaaatatcatattgcctctatataaatctatggtatgcccacatcttgaatactggatagacttggaaaaggttcagaaaagggcaacaaaaattattaggggtgtggaatggctgccatatgaggaaagattaataagactgggacttttcagcttggaaaagagacgactaaggggggatatgatagaggtctataaaatcatgactgatgtggagaaagtaaataaggaagtgttatttactccttctcataacataagacctaggggccaccaaatgaaattaataggcagcatgtttaaaacaaacaaaggaagtattttttcacacaacacagtcaacctgtggaactccttgccagaggatgctgtgaaggtcaagactataacagggttcacaaaagaactagataaattcatggagaataggtccatcaatggctattagccaggatgggcagggatggtgtccctagcctctgtttgccagaagctgggaacgggcaacaaaggatgcatcacttgatgatgacctgttctgttcactccctctggggcacctggcactggccactgtcagaagacatgatactgggctaaatggacctttggtctgacccagtatagccattcttatgttctcctcacatatgcatacacacatatagtgaaaagaaaaggagtacttgtggcaccttagagactaaccaatttatttgagcatgagctttcgtgagctacagctcacttcatcggatgcatgccgtggaaactgcagcaggctttatttatacacagagaatatgaaaaaatacctcctcccaccccactgtcctgctggtaataacttatctaaagtgatcatcaggtgggccatttccagcacaaatccaggttctctcaccctccacccccccacacaaatgcactctcctgctggtgatagcccatccaaagtgacaactctttacacaatgtgcatgataataaagttgggccatttcctgcacaaatccacgttctctcaccccctcacccccctcccaaaaaccacacacacaaactcactctcctgctggtaatagctcatccaaagtgaccattctccctacaatgtgcataattaaggtgggccatttccagcacaaatccaggttctctcacatcccccccacccccatacacacacaaactcactctcctgctggtaatacctcatccaaactgaccactctccaagtttaaatctaagttaaaccagaacatcggggggggggggtaggaaaaaacaagaggaaataggctaccttgcataatgacttagccactcccagtctctatttaagcctaaattaatagtatccaatttgcaaatgaattccaattcagcagtttctcgctggagtctggatttgaagtttttttgttttaagatagcgaccttcatgtctgtgattgcgtgaccagagagattgaagtgttctccgactggtttatgaatgttataattcttgacatctgtgtccatttattcttttacgtagagactgtccagtttgaccaatgtacatggcagaggggcattgctggcacatgatggcatatatcacattggtggatgtgcaggtatacgagcctctgatagtgtggctgatgttattaggccctgtgatggtgtccccagaatagatatgtgggcacaattggcaacgggctttgttgcaataTATGTTACACATATAGTGGCCACTGCTACAGTTAATCTGTTTGAAAAGCCATTTATCAAGTTAAGTGTTCGTCAATTGTTTTTGCCCCTTCTAGCTTCATCGTCACACACAATTTACCAAAGAGAGATCAGATTCTGATGTCACACCCGCCCAAATGCAGAGCaagcccagtgaagccaatggaattaacTCCAGATATAGTCTTCAGGGTAATagagattagaatctggcccacGAAATTTTAAAACGTTTCAGAAGACAGTGAGTGTCCCCAGGCCTGTAAAATGCTTTAGTTCTCGACCACTTGAATACAGAGTTTTTAAGGCAGGTGCCAATCGTTGAAAAGAGGAATAACTATCCTTCTATCATATACTAGCAATGAGTTCCCTATTAAAGCAAGAGGCCAGCTACTCTATATCCCAGCTGAGAGGCAGATAGGGGTAAAACCTTTACTCCCCCCCATCATGCATCTTCGCTATTTTGCAGATTGCAGCATGGGAGACTACACACACTCTCGCTACAAAGCAGCTTCACTCAGACAATAGCCACTCTAGATCCTGATTCTAGCTACCTGCATTCAGTGTGAATTTGAAAACTTCCCTTCGTTTCATTTTCTGCTCCATCGGGGCCAATCTGCCATACAATCAGGGCAAAGGCAGACGTCAAAGCCCGCCAGCAAACTAGATCCATTTGCTGCAGGGCAGAGATCCCATGCACTGAAAGATAGGACCCTTTATAGAAAAACAGGGGTAGGCCCCTATCCAAGCCGCAGCGCAAGAgattgtgtgtgtgcaggggcctGCTGCTGCTTTGTTACCGGAGGAGTGCAGCCCTCTTTGTGGGGCCCTTTGGATCTGGGTTGTACACAAACCACCTCGCACAACTACGGCAGCCCCCTTTTCCCCTGGGCACAACCCTCCTCCCCGCTGCTCCATCCGACCCACGGGAAGGGGACCTACCGCCTGGGCTCGCCTCCCCTCCGCGGCGCCGAACCGATCGCCCCGCTGCCGAGCTCGCCGCTCCCAACCTGCTCTCCGGCGGGTTGCCCGCTGCGGAGCGCGGCGCTGCTGCCGTACGCGCCAGCCGCCTAGTGGtgcaggcggggggggcggggccagcAGCGAGGCGGGGCCAGCgatcccccccccggggccctgcGCGCCGCAGAGCCGGGACGCGGGAGCTAGACTCGGCGGGAGCGGCAGGTAATGGCGCTACGCTCACCTGCAGGCGCCGATGGCCCGGAAGCAGGCGGCACTGGGTTGATCTTTGGGGCGGAAGGCGGCTCTAGCGCAACACGTGTAGCGGGGAGTCCCTGTTTGCCTCCGCCATAGGCCACAGGTAACAGCGGGAAGGGAAGAGACAAGTGCCTCGGCCGGGCCCCGAGGGAAAGGCCGGCGGCGAGGAGGAGCCTGATGGTGAGAAACGCCGAGCAGCCTCTGCCGAGTGTAGCGGGAGTCGTGGgtgctccctcagctcctctgggAACGAGGCCGGAGGTGGACAACTGTCTCATCCCTCAGCCTCAGCAAGGCCCAGGAGGTGGAGAGGGGAGCACAGGCTGAGGGGGGCAGGTTTCAATTGCTAGTGCAGGGAGTTTAAAATAACATTggattgttaaaagaaaaggagtacttgtggcaccttagagactaacatttatttgagcatgagctttcgtgagctacagctcacttcatcggatgcagctcacaaaagctcgcgcaagcttatgctcaaacaaatttgttagtctctgaggtgccacaagtcctccttttctttttgcgaatacagactaacacggctgctactctgaaacctatcattggATTGTTAGCTTCACTGGTATTTGCTGTCACTTCATGTGTGTAGTTCCGCTCTTTGATGTGAATAAGGTACAGCAGTACAGGTGAAATGATACTAAAGTGTGAGATAAGCAGGTAAATGTGGGTTTAAAAGTGGGGAGGGAGTAGACAGTGCAGTAAACAGAGGCTTTTTCAGGGTCAGTCTCAGACCATGGGGATGAACGCCCCCAAGAACtcaggaccatcacaaaccttcACCAACTTTTTCTCCACATAATAGGTGCActtctttgacctgccttctctaacaaacaCATAGCAGcatctatattaaaaaaacaaacaaacccaacacacTACTTGAAGgcactcagacactatggtgatgggtgtggTATAATAATCTATATAGAATAAAATAGGCTAGGGACTTGAAAGAGGCTTGTGTGTATGGTTAGTTTTTGCAACAGTTTTTCCAGAGCATGAAGTTCTCACTGCTGTAGCGATTATCTTAGAAGTGGATATACACTGTATTATCAGCTAATGGGGTAAcaactcctttccccttccccatacGCACACTGTTAAAGTTATGGTTGAGATTTTCCATGCACAGATATCCAGAGATTCAAATTTATGACCCTCACAACAACAATTGTAATTCAACCAGTTTCCACATATGCCCTGCTTTGGTTGCAGTGTGTATGGTTTAACCACCAGAGAGTCCAGCTCTGCCACCTTTTGATCTTTGCCCTTGTCCTGTGAGAGAAATAATCTTGtctctttttatttaaagacTGACTATTCTTAATGAACAGGCAGAAGGATGCCCAGGTTGAAGGGAGGTCTCTGTGACTAATATATAGAGACCAGTCCTCTTTCCACAGCCCAGTCCAAATGCCCTTTTCTCTATAAAGGCATTGGTGTGGAGGAAAGAAACCCTCCATCTAGGGGCTCACAGTGGTAACAGAACTGCTCCCATGTCCTTATGGAGCAGTCTATGTAGCTGCCC contains these protein-coding regions:
- the ORMDL1 gene encoding ORM1-like protein 1 isoform X1; protein product: MNVGVAHSEVNPNTRVMNSRGMWLTYALGVGMLHIVLLSIPFFSVPVAWTLTNVIHNLGMYVFLHAVKGTPFETPDQGKARLLTHWEQLDYGVQFTSSRKFFTISPIILYFLASFYTKYDPAHFILNTASLLSVLIPKLPQLHGVRIFGINKY
- the ORMDL1 gene encoding ORM1-like protein 1 isoform X2; the encoded protein is MNVGVAHSEVNPNTRVMNSRGMWLTYALGVGMLHIVLLSIPFFSVPVAWTLTNVIHNLGMYVFLHAVKGTPFETPDQGKARLLTHWEQLDYGVQFTSSRKFFTISPIILKEVDCNSRKKGEIAGIYGISWQASIPSMIQHTSS